In Corylus avellana chromosome ca2, CavTom2PMs-1.0, the following proteins share a genomic window:
- the LOC132170363 gene encoding FACT complex subunit SPT16 encodes MTDHRNGNGQPSNGKASGAGNSYSIDLDKFTVRLKSLYAHWNEKKVDMWSSSDALAIATPPPSDDLRYLKSSALNIWLLGYEFPETIMVFSKKQIHFLCSQKKASLLEVVKRSASEAVGVDVVMHVKAKGDDGSTLMDAIFSAIHAQSKMDGHEIPVVGYIARETPEGKLLEMWAEKLKNADFQLGDITSGLSDLFAVKDKDEIMCVKKAAYLSAHVMKKIVVPKLENVIDEEKKVTHSSLMDETEKAVLEPTKAGVKLKAENVDICYPPIFQSGGEFDLRPSAASNDELLYYDSASVIICAIGSRYNSYCSNVARTFLIDATPIQSKGYEVLLKAHEAAISALKPGNRVSAAYQAALSVVEADAPELVANLTKSAGTGIGLEFRESGLNLNAKNDRVVKTGMVFNVSLGFQNLQAQTKNTKNQNFSLLLADTVVVTDEKTEVATLASSKAVKDVAYSFNEDEEEEEKPKGKSEANGTDAFMSKTTLRSDNHEISKEELRRQHQAELARQKNEETARRLAGGGAGTGDNRAAVKTSADVVAYKNVNDLPPPRDLMIQVDQKNEAVLLPIYGSMVPFHVATIRTISSQQDTNRNCYIRIIFNVPGTPFTPHDANSLKFPGSIYLKEVSFRSKDPRHSSEVVQQIKTLRRHFVSRESERAERATLVTQEKLQLAGNRFKPIRLHDLWIRPVFGGRGRKMPGTLEAHVNGLRFSTTRQEERVDVMYANIKHAFFQPAENEMITLLHFHLHNHIMVGNKKTKDVQFYVEVMDVVQTLGGGKRSAYDPDEIEEEQRERDRKNKINMNFQSFVNRVNDLWGQPQFNGLDLEFDQPLRELGFHGVPYKSSAFIVPSSTCLVELIETPFLVVSLSEIEIVNLERVGLGQKNFDLTVVFKDFKRDVLRIDSIPSTSLDGIKEWLDTTDIKYYESRLNLQWRQILKTITDDPQSFIDEGGWEFLNLEATDSESELSEESDKGYEPSDVEPESESEDDVSDSESLVESDEEEEEDSEEDSEEEKGKTWEELEREASNADKEKGVDSDSEEDRKRRKTKAFGKSRAGPSSNIPKRAKLR; translated from the coding sequence ATGACTGATCATCGGAATGGTAATGGCCAGCCTTCTAATGGAAAGGCCAGTGGAGCAGGAAATAGTTATTCAATTGATCTAGATAAATTTACTGTGCGATTGAAGTCTCTGTACGCTCATTGGAATGAGAAAAAAGTTGATATGTGGAGCTCCTCCGATGCCCTTGCTATTGCAACACCACCTCCTTCAGATGATCTGCGGTACCTCAAGTCCTCAGCATTGAACATCTGGCTGCTGGGTTACGAGTTCCCGGAGACAATAATGGTTTTCTCAAAGAAACAAATCCATTTTTTGTGTAGCCAGAAGAAGGCCTCTCTACTTGAAGTTGTTAAGAGATCTGCCAGTGAGGCTGTGGGTGTAGATGTTGTGATGCATGTGAAGGCGAAGGGTGATGATGGAAGTACACTAATGGATGCTATATTCAGTGCCATCCATGCTCAATCAAAAATGGATGGCCATGAGATCCCTGTGGTTGGGTATATTGCAAGAGAGACTCCTGAAGGAAAACTTTTGGAGATGTGGGCAGAGAAATTAAAGAATGCAGATTTCCAGCTTGGTGATATAACCAGTGGATTGTCTGATTTGTTTGCTGTAAAGGACAAGGATGAGATCATGTGTGTCAAGAAAGCTGCTTACTTGTCTGCTCATGTGATGAAGAAAATTGTAGTACCAAAGCTCGAGAATGTAATTGATGAGGAAAAGAAAGTCACCCATTCCTCATTGATGGATGAGACCGAGAAGGCCGTACTGGAACCCACTAAAGCTGGTGTGAAGCTGAAGGCAGAGAATGTTGATATTTGCTACCCTCCAATTTTTCAGAGCGGAGGGGAATTTGATCTCAGACCTAGTGCTGCCAGCAATGATGAGTTGTTGTACTATGACTCTGCCAGTGTAATCATATGTGCCATTGGATCCCGATATAACAGTTACTGCTCGAATGTTGCAAGAACTTTCTTGATTGATGCCACCCCCATTCAGAGCAAGGGTTATGAGGTTCTTCTTAAGGCCCATGAAGCTGCCATCAGTGCCTTGAAGCCTGGGAACAGGGTTAGTGCTGCATATCAAGCAGCCCTTTCTGTGGTTGAGGCAGATGCTCCTGAATTAGTTGCAAATTTGACAAAATCTGCTGGGACTGGAATTGGTCTTGAATTTCGTGAGTCGGGGCTAAATCTTAATGCCAAAAATGACCGGGTGGTGAAAACAGGCATGGTCTTTAATGTGTCTCTTGGTTTTCAGAACTTGCAGGCCCAAACCAAGAACACAAAGAACCAGAACTTTTCCCTGCTTCTTGCTGATACAGTTGTTGTCACTGATGAAAAGACAGAGGTGGCGACTTTAGCTAGCTCTAAAGCCGTTAAGGATGTGGCCTACTCTTTCAATGAGgacgaggaagaagaagaaaagccaaAAGGTAAATCTGAGGCCAATGGCACTGATGCCTTCATGTCAAAGACAACACTCAGGTCAGATAATCATGAAATCTCAAAGGAGGAACTCCGAAGGCAGCATCAGGCAGAACTTGCACGtcagaaaaatgaagaaactgCCCGACGGCTTGCTGGTGGTGGAGCTGGGACTGGGGACAATCGTGCTGCTGTTAAGACTTCGGCAGATGTGGTCGCCTATAAGAATGTGAATGATCTCCCTCCTCCAAGAGATTTGATGATTCAAGTTGACCAGAAGAATGAAGCTGTTCTTTTGCCTATTTATGGAAGTATGGTCCCTTTTCATGTGGCTACCATAAGGACAATTAGTAGCCAGCAGGATACCAACCGAAATTGTTATATCAGAATAATCTTTAATGTCCCCGGGACCCCTTTCACTCCTCACGACGCAAATTCATTGAAATTCCCAGGGTCAATATATCTGAAAGAGGTTTCATTCCGCTCCAAGGACCCAAGGCACAGTAGCGAAGTGGTACAGCAGATCAAAACACTTAGACGGCATTTTGTGTCCAGGGAATCTGAGAGAGCAGAGAGAGCAACATTGGTTACTCAGGAGAAACTTCAACTAGCCGGTAACAGATTTAAGCCAATTCGGTTACATGACCTTTGGATTCGTCCTGTTTTTGGTGGCCGTGGAAGGAAGATGCCTGGTACACTTGAAGCTCATGTGAATGGATTACGTTTTTCAACCACTAGGCAAGAGGAGCGTGTGGATGTTATGTATGCGAACatcaaacatgcatttttccaGCCTGCCGAGAATGAGATGATCACTCTCCTTCATTTCCATTTGCACAACCACATAATGGTGGGGAACAAGAAAACCAAGGATGTACAGTTTTATGTTGAGGTGATGGATGTGGTCCAGACCTTGGGAGGTGGAAAGAGATCTGCTTACGACCCTGACGAGATCGAAGAAGAGCAACGGGAGAGGGACAGGaagaataaaattaacatgAATTTTCAAAGCTTTGTGAATCGGGTGAATGATCTTTGGGGGCAGCCGCAATTTAATGGGCTCGATCTTGAGTTTGATCAGCCTCTGAGAGAGCTTGGCTTCCATGGTGTGCCCTATAAATCCTCGGCATTTATTGTCCCAAGTTCTACCTGCCTTGTTGAACTTATAGAGACTCCTTTTCTTGTGGTCAGTCTAAGCGAGATTGAGATTGTGAATCTGGAGAGAGTTGGCCTTGGACAGAAGAACTTTGACTTGACCGTTGTATTCAAGGATTTTAAGCGGGATGTTCTTCGGATTGATTCCATTCCTTCCACATCGCTTGATGGAATTAAGGAGTGGCTTGACACAACAGACATCAAGTATTATGAGAGCAGGCTGAATCTACAGTGGCGTCAGATACTGAAGACAATCACTGATGACCCTCAGAGTTTCATAGACGAAGGGGGTTGGGAATTTTTGAATTTGGAAGCTACTGATTCAGAATCTGAGCTATCTGAGGAATCAGACAAGGGTTATGAGCCATCAGATGTAGAGCCTGAATCAGAGTCTGAGGATGACGTTTCTGACAGTGAGTCGCTGGTGGAGTCCgatgaagaggaggaggaggattcAGAAGAAGACTCGGAGGAAGAGAAAGGGAAGACGTGGGAAGAATTGGAGAGGGAGGCAAGCAATGCAGACAAAGAGAAAGGGGTTGATTCGGACAGCGAGGAGGACAGGAAGAGAAGGAAGACAAAGGCGTTTGGAAAGTCTCGAGCTGGCCCTAGTAGCAATATCCCCAAGAGGGCCAAGTTGAGATAA
- the LOC132171776 gene encoding small ribosomal subunit protein bS16m/bS16c-like has protein sequence MRLTNFIFTICRYWLSVGAQASEPVQRILFRAGLLPPPPMMAMGRKGGPRDTRPVDPMTGRVLTPEKQASADQPKASEGGGGFPGYQESIYLLGYPPEKQFGLA, from the exons ATGAGACTTACTAATTTCATCTTCACTATCTGCAGATATTGGCTATCTGTTGGTGCACAAGCCTCGGAACCTGTGCAGCGCATTCTTTTCAGAGCAGGGTTACTGCCGCCACCACCCATGATGGCAATGGGACGTAAAGGTGGACCACGTGACACACGTCCTGTTGATCCGATGACTGGCCGTGTCTTGACTCCAGAGAAGCAAGCTAGTGCTGACCAGCCTAAAGCCTCTGAAG GGGGAGGGGGGTTCCCGGGGTATCAAGAGTCCATATATCTACTTGGATATCCTCCAGAGAAGCAGTTTGGTCTTGCTTAA
- the LOC132170413 gene encoding protein transport protein SEC24 A yields the protein MGTENRGRPQFPARPAATPFAAAPPPQNMMPFSSSGPLVGSEASGFRPTPPAAPLPTVPSSTPVVGSQASGFRSPPLARFNDPSVPPPPTSNIPPPVGPYQRFSASPFPSAAQAPLSHAPPLGQPVAQPPAPPASLRPQSQIPPVPMGSPPQSISFSSPNVNVPYSSSDSTFPAPRPNFQSSFPGYARMQSNADLQAPPIQSPFPPHQGGYAPAPPASSSPFLTHQGGYVPPMPVAAPLGLQSRDQMQHLGSGPPIGSIQGLMEDFSSLSVGSVPGSVDPGIDLKALPRPLDGDVEPKLFTEMYPMNCDPRYLRLTTSAIPNSASLVSRWHLPLGAVVCPLAEAPDGEEVPVVNFVSTGIIRCRRCRTYVNPFVTFTDAGRKWRCNICSLLNDVPGEYFAHLDATGRRIDLNQRPELTKGSVEFVAPTEYMMRPPMPPVYFFLIDVSISAVRSGMIEVVAQTIRSCLDELPGYPRTQIGFATFDSAIHFYNMKSSLAQPQMMVVSDLDDIFLPLPDDLLVNLSESRSVVETFLDSLPSMFQDNVNVESAFGPALKGAFMVMSQLGGKLLIFQNTLPSLGVGRLKLRGDDLRVYGTDKEQTLRLPEDPFYKQMAAELTKYQIAVNLYAFSDKYTDIASLGTLAKYTGGQVNYYPSFQSAIHGKKLRHELTRDLTRETAWEAVMRIRCGKGVRFTSYHGNFMLRSTDLMALPAVDCDKAYAMQLSLEETLLTTQTVYFQVALLYTASCGERRIRVHTAAAPVVADLGEMYRQADAGAIVSLFSRLAIEKTLSHKLEDARNSVQLRIVKALKEYRNLYAVQHRLGGRMIYPESLKFLPLYGLAICRSTPLRGGYADASLDERCSAGYTMMTLPVKKLLKLLYPSLIRLDEHLLKASAQVDDLKNLDKRLPLAAENLDPRGLYLYDDGFRFFIWFGKALSPDVAMSLLGADFAAELSKATLYEHDNEMSRKLIRILEKFRERDPSYYPLCHLVRQGEQPREGFLLLSNLVEDQMGGTNGYVDWILQIHRQVQQNG from the exons ATGGGGACTGAAAATCGTGGTCGTCCTCAATTTCCTGCAAGACCTGCTGCTACGCCTTTTGctgctgctcctcctcctcagAATATGATGCCTTTTTCATCATCTGGTCCTCTGGTTGGATCAGAGGCCTCTGGTTTCAGACCTACTCCACCAGCTGCTCCCCTTCCTACAGTGCCTTCATCCACACCGGTGGTTGGATCACAGGCCTCTGGTTTTAGATCTCCCCCGCTAGCTAGGTTTAACGATCCATCTGTACCTCCTCCACCAACGTCAAATATCCCACCTCCTGTTGGACCGTACCAGCGTTTTTCAGCATCACCTTTTCCTTCAGCAGCTCAAGCACCTCTTTCACATGCCCCACCTTTGGGGCAACCAGTAGCTCAACCTCCTGCTCCACCAGCTTCTCTTCGTCCGCAGTCTCAGATACCTCCAGTGCCAATGGGATCTCCACCTCAAAGTATAAGTTTTTCTTCGCCCAATGTGAATGTTCCATACTCTTCATCAGATTCAACATTTCCAGCTCCAAGGCCAAATTTTCAGTCATCATTTCCTGGATATGCCCGTATGCAGTCTAATGCAGATTTACAAGCTCCGCCTATACAGTCTCCTTTTCCTCCTCACCAAGGAGGTTATGCACCTGCCCCTCCAGCTTCTTCCTCTCCTTTTCTTACTCATCAAGGAGGCTATGTTCCACCCATGCCAGTGGCTGCACCACTGGGTCTGCAGTCAAGGGACCAAATGCAGCATCTTGGCTCTGGACCTCCTATTGGTTCCATCCAAGGTTTGATGGAAGATTTCAGCTCACTCTCTGTTGGGTCTGTTCCTGGATCAGTTGATCCAGGAATTGATCTTAAAGCACTGCCAAGGCCATTAGATGGTGATGTGGAACCAAAATTGTTCACTGAGATGTATCCTATGAATTGCGATCCTAGATATCTACGACTTACAACAAGTGCTATTCCGAATTCCGCGTCTTTGGTATCAAGGTGGCATTTGCCTCTCGGAGCTGTTGTTTGTCCACTTGCAGAAGCTCCTGATGGG GAAGAAGTGCCAGTAGTTAATTTCGTTTCAACGGGAATTATTCGCTGTAGAAGATGTCGTACATATGTCAATCCTTTTGTGACATTTACAGATGCTGGGAGAAAGTGGCGCTGCAACATCTGTTCATTACTAAATGATG TTCCTGGTGAGTATTTTGCTCATTTGGATGCAACTGGCAGAAGAATTGATTTGAATCAGCGGCCAGAGCTTACAAAGGGTAGTGTGGAATTTGTTGCTCCAACTGAATACATGATGCGGCCGCCCATGCCTCCAGTATATTTTTTCCTCATTGATGTGTCGATATCTGCAGTCAGAAGTGGTATGATTGAG GTTGTGGCCCAAACGATCAGATCTTGTTTGGATGAGCTACCTGGCTACCCCAGAACACAAATTGGATTTGCAACTTTTGACAGTGCGATACATTTTTATAATATGAAG TCATCTTTGGCACAGCCACAAATGATGGTTGTCTCAGATCTGGATGACATATTTTTACCATTGCCAGATGATCTCCTTGTCAATTTGTCTGAATCAAGAAGTGTTGTGGAAACATTCCTGGATAGCTTGCCCTCCATGTTTCAGGACAATGTGAATGTGGAATCTGCTTTTGGTCCTGCTCTTAAAGGAGCTTTCATGGTTATG AGCCAACTTGGGggaaaattgttaatatttcaaaacACACTGCCATCTCTTGGTGTTGGCCGCTTAAAATTGCGTGGGGACGATCTTCGTGTTTATGGAACAGATAAAGAACAAACGTTAAGACTTCCTGAAGATCCCTTTTACAAGCAAATGGCTGCTGAATTAACTAAGTACCAGATAGCAGTGAATTTATATGCGTTCAGTGACAAGTACACTGATATAGCCTCTCTAG GAACTCTGGCAAAATATACTGGAGGTCAGGTGAATTATTATCCAAGCTTCCAATCTGCCATTCATGGAAAAAAGTTGAGGCATGAGTTAACCAGAGACCTTACACGGGAAACCGCCTGGGAAGCTGTCATGCGCATAAGATGTGGAAAAG GGGTCCGCTTTACATCTTATCACGGGAACTTTATGCTAAGATCTACGGATCTAATGGCGCTTCCAGCTGTAGATTGTGATAAAGCATATGCAATGCAATTATCTCTTGAAGAGACATTACTGACGACTCAGACAGTATATTTCCAAGTTGCCTTGCT ATATACGGCATCTTGTGGAGAAAGGCGTATTAGAGTGCACACGGCAGCTGCGCCAGTTGTTGCAGATCTGGGTGAGATGTATCGTCAGGCTGATGCCGGTGCCATTGTCTCCTTGTTTAGCAGGCTTG CAATTGAGAAAACATTGTCACATAAGCTGGAAGATGCGCGAAACTCTGTGCAACTAAGAATCGTCAAAGCCCTTAAAGAATATCGAAATCTCTATGCTGTGCAACATCGCTTGGGAGGCAGGATGATATATCCAGAGTCTCTGAAGTTCTTGCCTTTGTATGGATTAGCAATTTGTAGATCAACACCTCTTCGTGGAGGGTACGCTGATGCTTCACTTGATGAACGCTGTTCAGCAGGTTACACAATGATGACTCTACCAGTTAAGAAATTGTTAAAGCTTCTATATCCGAGCTTAATTCGACTTGATGAGCATCTTTTGAAG GCATCTGCTCAGGTTGATGACTTAAAAAACCTTGACAAAAGGTTACCGCTGGCTGCTGAAAACTTGGATCCCAGAGGTCTTTATTTATATGATGACGGATTTCGGTTTTTCATATGGTTTGGTAAAGCTCTTTCACCTGATGTAGCTATGAGTTTACTTGGGGCAGACTTTGCTGCAGAATTATCAAAG GCTACCCTTTACGAACATGATAATGAAATGTCGAGGAAGCTGATTAGGATACTTGAGAAATTTAGAGAAAGGGACCCTTCATATTACCCACTGTGTCATCTTGTAAGACAAGGTGAACAGCCCAGAGAAGGCTTCCTTCTTCTTTCCAATCTTGTTGAGGACCAGATGGGCGGTACAAATGGTTATGTGGATTGGATTCTACAAATACACCGGCAAGTTCAGCAAAATGGATAA
- the LOC132171136 gene encoding small ribosomal subunit protein bS16m/bS16c-like: MVVRIRLSRFGCRNKPFYRVMAADSRSPRDGKHLEVLGYYNPLPGQDGGKRMGLNFERVKYWLSVGAQASEPVQRILFRAGLLPPPPMMAMGRKGGPRDTRPVDPMTGRVLTPEKQASADQPKASEGGGGFPGYQESIFLLGYPPEKQFGLA, translated from the exons ATGGTAGTGAGGATTCGATTGTCGAGGTTCGGATGTCGAAACAAGCCGTTTTACCGTGTCATGGCCGCCGATAGTAGATCTCCTCGAGACGGCAAGCACCTCGAAGTTTTGGGATACTACAATCCCTTGCCAG GCCAAGATGGTGGAAAAAGAATGGGTCTTAATTTTGAAAGAGTGAA ATATTGGCTATCTGTTGGTGCACAAGCCTCGGAACCTGTGCAGCGCATTCTTTTCAGAGCAGGGTTACTGCCGCCACCACCCATGATGGCAATGGGACGTAAAGGTGGACCACGTGACACACGTCCTGTTGATCCGATGACTGGCCGTGTATTGACTCCAGAGAAGCAAGCTAGTGCTGACCAGCCAAAAGCCTCTGAAG GGGGAGGGGGGTTTCCGGGGTATCAAGAGTCCATATTTCTGCTTGGATATCCTCCAGAGAAGCAGTTTGGTCTTGCTTAA
- the LOC132170530 gene encoding FACT complex subunit SPT16-like: MAEHRNGNVKNATAKASGATNPYAINLENFTKRLKMLYSHWNEYNGDLWGASDALAIATPPTSEDLRYLKSSALNIWLLGYEFPETIMVFMKKQIHFLCSQKKASLLEVVKNSAKDALGVEVIMHVKPKNDDGAGLMDSIIHAVNAQSNSSSHDAPIVGHIAREAPEGKLLETWAEKLKNANFELSDVTNGFSNLFAVKDNIELTNVKKAAFLTSSVMRSFVVPKLEKIIDEEKKVSHSSLMDDTEKAILEPARIKVKLKAENVDICYPPIFQSGGDFDLKPSASSNEENLYYDSTSVILCAIGSRYNSYCSNVARTFLIDASATQSKAYEVLLKAHEAAISTLKSGNKVSAPYQAALLVVEKDAPELAANLTKTAGTGIGLEFRESGLSLNAKNDRVLRPGMVFNVSLGFHNLQAETKNPKTQKFSVLLADTVIVGEEAPEVVTVSSSKAVKDVAYSFNEDDEEDDEKPKIKSEAKGGGTALSKATLRSDNQEMSKEELRRQHQAELARQKNEETARRLAGGGSGATDNRGAGKTVGDLIAYKNVNDLPPPRDLMIQIDQKNEAILLPIYGTMVPFHVATVKNVSSQQDSNRNCYIRIIFNVPGTAFSPHDASSLKFQGSIYLKEVSFRSKDVRHISEAVQLIKTLRRQVASRESERAERATLVTQEKLQLAGAKFKPIRLSDLWIRPAFGGRGRKLPGSLEAHTNGFRYSTSRPDERVDVMYRNIKHAFFQPAEKEMITVLHFHLHNHIMVGNKKTKDVQFYIEVMDVVQTLGGGKRSAYDPDEIEEEHRERDRKNKINMDFQNFVNRVHDLWGQPQFKVLDLEFDQPLRELGFHGVPHKASAFIVPTSSCLVELVETPFVVITLNEIEIVNLERVGLGQKNFDMTIVFKDFKKDVFRIDSIPSTSLDGIKEWLDTTDLKYYESRLNLNWRPILKTITDDPEKFIEDGGWEFLNMEVSDSDSENSESDQGYEPSDVQSDTGSDEEDDVSASLVESEDDEEEDSEEDSEEDKGKTWEELEREASNADREKGDDSDSEEERSRRKMKAFGKARAPPPTKRTSGGSLPKRAKLR, translated from the coding sequence ATGGCCGAACATCGGAATGGCAATGTCAAAAATGCAACTGCCAAGGCATCAGGGGCCACCAATCCATATGCCATCAATctggaaaacttcactaagcgGTTAAAAATGTTATATTCACATTGGAATGAATATAATGGTGATTTATGGGGGGCTTCAGATGCCCTGGCTATAGCAACGCCTCCAACTTCTGAGGATTTACGATACCTGAAATCCTCGGCTCTAAACATCTGGTTGCTCGGTTATGAATTCCCGGAAACAATTATGGTCTTCATGAAGAAGCAGATCCATTTCTTGTGTAGCCAGAAAAAGGCCTCTCTCCTTGAAGTTGTGAAAAATTCAGCCAAAGATGCTTTGGGTGTTGAAGTCATCATGCATGTGAAGCCCAAAAATGATGATGGAGCTGGACTAATGGATAGTATAATTCATGCTGTCAATGCTCAGTCGAACTCCAGTAGTCATGATGCTCCTATTGTTGGACACATAGCAAGAGAGGCTCCTGAAGGAAAGCTTTTGGAGACATGGGCTGAAAAGTTGAAGAATGCTAATTTCGAGCTAAGCGATGTTACAAACGGGTTCTCAAATTTGTTTGCTGTCAAAGACAACATTGAGCTTACAAATGTAAAGAAAGCTGCATTCTTGACTTCATCAGTGATGAGAAGTTTTGTGGTCCCAAAGcttgaaaagattattgatGAGGAAAAGAAGGTCTCGCATTCTTCATTAATGGATGACACAGAGAAGGCCATATTGGAACCTGCAAGAATCAAGGTCAAGCTGAAGGCAGAGAATGTTGATATTTGTTACCCTCCGATTTTTCAGAGTGGAGGAGATTTTGATCTGAAACCGAGTGCTTCAAGCAATGAAGAAAACCTTTACTATGATTCTACTAGTGTTATTTTATGTGCAATTGGATCTCGATACAACAGTTACTGCTCAAATGTTGCTAGGACTTTTCTGATTGATGCCAGCGCCACGCAGAGCAAGGCTTATGAGGTTCTTCTTAAGGCACATGAAGCAGCGATCAGTACTTTGAAATCTGGGAACAAGGTTAGTGCTCCGTATCAAGCTGCACTCTTAGTAGTTGAGAAGGATGCTCCCGAATTGGCTGCAAACTTGACCAAAACTGCAGGAACTGGAATTGGCCTTGAGTTTCGTGAGTCGGGGCTCAGTCTTAATGCCAAGAATGATCGGGTTTTAAGACCAGGCATGGTTTTCAACGTGTCACTTGGATTTCATAACTTGCAGGCAGAGACCAAGAATCCAAAGACCCAGAAATTCTCGGTGTTGCTAGCTGATACAGTTATCGTTGGTGAAGAGGCCCCAGAGGTGGTGACTGTATCAAGTTCTAAAGCTGTGAAGGACGTAGCTTACTCATTCAATGaggatgatgaagaagatgatgaaaagcCAAAAATCAAGTCCGAGGCTAAAGGTGGCGGGACTGCGTTATCTAAGGCGACACTCAGGTCAGACAACCAGGAGATGTCAAAGGAGGAGCTACGAAGGCAACACCAGGCAGAACTTGCCCGccagaaaaatgaagaaactgCGAGGAGGCTTGCTGGTGGGGGTTCTGGGGCAACAGATAATCGTGGTGCTGGGAAGACAGTAGGTGATTTGATTGCATATAAGAATGTCAATGATCTGCCCCCTCCAAGAGATTTGATGATTCAAATTGATCAGAAGAATGAAGCCATCCTATTGCCAATTTATGGAACCATGGTTCCTTTCCATGTAGCCACCGTGAAGAATGTGTCCAGCCAGCAGGACAGTAACCGAAACTGCTACATCCGTATAATCTTCAATGTACCTGGCACCGCTTTTAGTCCTCATGATGCAAGCTCCCTTAAATTTCAAGGGTCAATTTATCTGAAGGAAGTTTCATTTCGCTCCAAAGACGTAAGGCATATCAGTGAAGCAGTCCAGCTGATCAAAACCCTTCGCCGGCAGGTTGCCTCCAGGGAGTCTGAAAGAGCTGAGAGGGCCACTTTAGTTACTCAGGAAAAGCTACAACTTGCAGGAGCCAAATTCAAACCCATAAGATTGTCTGACCTATGGATTCGTCCTGCATTTGGCGGTCGTGGAAGAAAGCTGCCTGGTTCACTAGAAGCCCACACAAACGGTTTCCGGTATTCTACTTCAAGGCCTGATGAACGTGTGGACGTTATGTACAGAAACATTAAACATGCATTTTTCCAGCCTGCAGAGAAGGAAATGATCACTGTGCTACACTTTCATCTGCACAATCATATTATGGTAGGAAACAAGAAGACCAAGGATGTGCAATTTTATATTGAGGTGATGGATGTGGTCCAGACGCTCGGTGGTGGAAAGAGATCTGCCTACGATCCAGATGAGATTGAGGAAGAGCACCGCGAGAGGGACcggaaaaacaaaatcaatatggACTTTCAGAACTTTGTGAACCGAGTACATGATCTGTGGGGTCAACCCCAATTCAAAGTGCTTGACCTTGAGTTTGATCAGCCCTTGAGAGAGCTTGGCTTTCATGGAGTACCCCACAAAGCATCGGCCTTCATTGTCCCCACTTCAAGCTGCCTGGTTGAGTTGGTGGAGACACCGTTTGTGGTAATTACTCTGAATGAGATTGAGATTGTTAACCTGGAGAGAGTTGGTCTTGGACAGAAGAATTTTGATATGACTATTGTATTCAAGGACTTTAAGAAGGATGTCTTTCGAATTGATTCTATACCTTCAACATCACTAgatggcatcaaggagtggTTGGACACAACCGACCTGAAGTATTATGAAAGCAGATTGAATCTCAACTGGCGGCCTATATTGAAAACTATCACTGATGATCCAGAAAAGTTCATAGAGGATGGTGGATGGGAATTTTTAAATATGGAGGTAAGTGATTCAGACTCTGAGAACTCGGAGTCAGACCAAGGATATGAGCCTTCAGATGTACAGTCCGACACAGGATCGGATGAGGAGGATGATGTCAGTGCGTCACTGGTTGAGTCTGAGGATGATGAGGAAGAAGACTCTGAAGAAGACTCAGAGGAGGATAAAGGAAAGACATGGGAAGAGTTGGAGAGAGAAGCAAGCAATGCAGACAGGGAGAAAGGGGATGACTCGGACAGTGAGGAAGAGAGGtcaagaaggaaaatgaaggcTTTTGGAAAGGCTCGGGCACCACCACCCACCAAGAGGACTTCTGGTGGCAGCCTTCCCAAGAGGGCTAAATTAAGGTGA